Within Vigna unguiculata cultivar IT97K-499-35 chromosome 2, ASM411807v1, whole genome shotgun sequence, the genomic segment AATTTTCGTCCAACTGCAATGGAGGCTCATCAATGCCACCCCCATCTATGCCTAGGTtctgaatataataaaataataaaaaaataataaaataataagaaaatgtgGAAATTGAACTTCTCTGGCCAAGGTTCAAAGTAAGGACCATAGGTTTCCCCCTCTCACGCTCCAACCACTTAGCCATTCCACTTTTATTACTAAATATGtgtatacaataaaatataaattatagttCCGTTTTCTCttacttaaaagaaaacattaaaactCACACAATttacatacataggacttgaacccaagtcttcACACACAACCCCAAaatactctcaccacttgagctagtactttgcTACGTCATGTTAGTCCAATTAACTATTGATTTCTTCCcagatataaattaaatattcattctttatttgaattttttctcgggtcttacaggtGGGCTTCACACTATCCTTCTTCCAAAATGaagtgtatataattttttcaataataatgttaattaaaattataattaaagagaATAACAATactttgataatatttattttatatgcagATAATTTATAAGTTATCTATAATGTATCCACGGATTATTAATAACCATAAATCTGTTGGTATAGTGTCTGTTAGTAAATTTTACCGTTGGATACCGAAATTCATCGGTAATTATCAACAATCACAAAATTATTGAAGATTTGTCAATAATTACTAATGGATTTTATTCGtcaataaaaattgtaattgagttctttttcttcctttaccttttcctcttcctcttcgtttttttcttttttttattctcttcttcttctccctcCCCTTCTCTTCTCCTCACCACGCCTCCATAATTGTTACGTCTTGTACTATTGTCACTACCTCTCTAGCTCATCTACTTGTCCTCCTCATCCTTTTTCTCATCTTGTTCCTCCTCGTCTTCTTCGTCCAACTCTGATCATCATGGCCGTTGCGCTTTTGCTGTTGCCATTGGTTTTAGCTTCTTCtcctcatcttcttccttctctttttaTTCTCACCCATCTCCTCTTACTATATAAAAAATGTCATAAGATAGTAAGAAATTTATCGTTGAACTTACTAAAGACAAAGTATATCGATAATAAgagttacaaaatattaatgaattacTAACGAATttattactaacaaaaatattcatcaataatttaaattttaattcatttttgtcattaaaatattCCGTTTGTATAATGAGAATTCTTATAATGAATGTAGAAGATttgaataaaaagataataaaaatagttgttATTGTTAATGTATTTGATCGGTGTTAATTAATTATCACCAATCTTGTTTAAAACAAACCTTCCCACTTTTTAGAAATCAAccttagtttttttaattttttacattaattttgtaatttaaattaacttacatatatcaaaaataaaatttggagaTGACttctatattaatttatttgtgaacttcttttaattttagtaaatattaattttatatttttttcacgtgttttttttaaattccttaAAGAAAACtggtttaaaaatataattttaaacatcaaaAAGATTAAAGCATGAAAAAAAGTACGAGAACCAGGAACAAAATAACGAGGTTAACTATTATTTGCACCATTACTGGAGCTATCCAATAGAGTTTCAACATAACCACAATTACTACAAGGTGCAGCAGAAGATCCTGCAATGTCTTTGTAACTAGAACAACTCTTGGAGTAATGGTGCCCTCTTACAATTTTCAAAGCCACATCTTGTGGCAATCTCAGAGTGTATTTCGCATCATCGTCGTCGTGATCATTAACCATAACTATGGAATGCCCCGTCGAGTGTGAACGTGCACTTGCAAACCTCTCACGCTGCATGCGCACATTCATCGAACCTCCCTCATCACCATCATCGTGTCTCTCGTCTCCGTCATCACCTTCTTTCACATCAACGCTCACGTGATCGCTTCTCTCGTGTTCCGCATTCTCCTCGTTTTGGTCATGAGGTCTCTGCGCGTCGGCGTTACTCGCCCGAGTATCGAGATCCGTGCGGCAAACGGGGCAAGTCTTGTGCAAGCGGAGCCAGGAGTCGATGCAGTCCTGGTGGAAGACGTGGCAGCAGGCGGTTAAGAGACGCAGCATGCAGTCGTC encodes:
- the LOC114174591 gene encoding RING-H2 finger protein ATL29-like, translated to MQTPNYVYTEIKAENSKVSPPPTLPSLSEITPSTLIFFTMAVAGFCFLGVAIVFFCRYCFRNISNTNTLVRLSPRDSPPRGLDPSLLTTFPTFLYATVKDLRTEKDYSLECAICLLEFDDDCMLRLLTACCHVFHQDCIDSWLRLHKTCPVCRTDLDTRASNADAQRPHDQNEENAEHERSDHVSVDVKEGDDGDERHDDGDEGGSMNVRMQRERFASARSHSTGHSIVMVNDHDDDDAKYTLRLPQDVALKIVRGHHYSKSCSSYKDIAGSSAAPCSNCGYVETLLDSSSNGANNS